Genomic window (Vampirovibrionales bacterium):
GCGCAAACCCATGTGGATCGCAGCATCAGCGGACCGCAGGCCTTCACGCGCACCAATGTTCTGGGAACCCAGACGCTTCTCGAAGCCGCGCGCCAGGCGAAAATCGACAAGTTTATTCAAATTTCCACTGACGAAGTCTACGGCAGCCTGCCTCTGGAAGCCGAAGGCGTCCGTTTTGACGAGGCCAGCCCCATCGACCCCAGCAGCCCCTACGCCGCCAGTAAGGCCGCCGCTGACCTTCTCGCCCTGAGTTACTGGAAGACATGGGGATTCCCGGTCTGCATCACGCGCTGTTCCAATAACTACGGGCCGCGACAGTTTCCCGAAAAGCTGATTCCCCTGTTTATCCTCAATGCGATGGCCGGGCGCCCGGTTCCGGTCTATGGCGACGGTCTGAACGTCCGCGACTGGATTCACGTCGAGGATCACGCCAGCGCCGTTATGCGCGTGATTCTCGCTGGGCAGTCCGGGCGGGTCTATAACGTGGGCGCGGATAACGAACAACCCAATCTGGCCATCACGCGCCGGATTCTCGCTTTGCTGAATCAGCCCGAGTCGCTCATGATGTTTGTGGCCGATCGCCCCGGCCATGATCGTCGCTACGCCATTGAGAGCGGCCGCATTCGCGAAGAACTCGGCTGGCGGCCGCGCGTGTCGTTTGAAGAAGGCTTGCGCCAGACCGTGGACTGGTATCGCGAGAATTCCGCATGGCTGCAAGCGGTCACCGCCGACGCGGCGGCGCGCTAGAGAGCGGACGCGATGGCCATCAAGCGGATTGTCGTTACAGGCGCCGGCGGCATGCTGGGACGCGACCTGACGGCGCACCTGAGCGCCAAGGGCTACGACGTCACCGGGCTCGATTCACGGACATTTAATCTGCTCAGCCCGTTTGACGCGCTGCAAGCCGTCATCGCGCGTCTGGAGCCGGAACTCATCGTTCACGCCGCCGCTTTTACCGACGTTGACCGCGCTGAACGCGAGCCCGAACTGGCGATGGCGGTCAATCGTGACGGGGCGCGCACCGTTGCCGAAATCGCCCGGGAAACTGGTTGTTTGATGGCCTATGTCAGCACAGACTTTGTGTTTGACGGCCAGAGCGATCGCCCCTATACGCCGCAAGACAAGCCCCGCCCGATTAACGCCTATGGCCTGTCCAAATATTACGGCGAGCTGGCGGTTCAGGAATTGATTGATACGAGTTATATCATCCGCACCAGTTGGTTATACGGCCTTCATGGCCGGAATTTCTCCCAATTCGTGCTTGAAAGCGTTCGCCAGGGCCGCGAATTGTCTCTGGTCAACGATTGGACGGGTTCCCCTACGTGGACCGGCAGCCTGTCGCACATGATTGAGCAAATCGCCACCTCAGGCGCTTACGGCGTCTATCATGCCGCTGACGCCGGGGCGGTCAGCAAGTACGCGCAAGCCCTCGGCATCTGTCGCGCCGCGGGCCTGTCCACCCACCGACTGAAACCCGTCGAAGCCCGCACGCTCTCATTTGCCGCCCAGCGCCCGGCTTATTCGGTTCTGGATTGCGCGCCCTTGCCGGTCCCCTCATGGGAAACCTCACTGGCAGCCTATCTCACGCAATACTGGCAAGCGCAAGACGCCGATTAAGCGACGATGTCCAGTGAGGAGAGCCCCAGACGCTGACGCACTGTCTTGACAGGCGCTTGCATATAAAATCGCAAGTGAGGCGCGATCGGCTCAAACCCAAGTCGGGGCCAGAAAGAATCGTGACGACCGCCGCTGAAAGGCGTCGCAATCAGCGTCACAAGGGCGTCTGGATCGGCGATGTCATCGAGAAAGCGCGCCAACAGCGCCTTGGCGACGCCCTGATACAGGGGCTCGCCCGGCAGGGGCGCGCCGGTTTGAGTATCTCTCGCCGTATTGGCCAGCCTCCGGATGAAATAAGATCCGTCCGACTCTCGATTCGCCTCCAGATAGCCGGCGATATGCCCGCCTACCGTCAGCTCATACCGGATACCACGACGCATAATCGTTGCAGAAAGCGGCTCTGCGCTGTTTCCATCGCAAACAAAAGCTTTGGAGCGAATCGCCGTCGCAGGCGATCGCGAAACGAGCGAATGACAAGGGATTTTGACGTTCTGGAATCGCGATCGCCTTGTAATAGAATGCGAAAGGATAGATTCTGGCATCGTCATCGTCATGGTCGCAAAAAAGCATGCGGATTATAGCGCAAAGACGCGCGGGCTGTGTCCTGTGGACGGCAAGGCGGTTTTATACCGGCGGGTTTGCGCAGGGGAGCCGGGGTGATATATCGTTATTACCGCCATTTCATCGCCTTCCTGTCGGTTTTATATTGAAAGAAGGCCTATATCATCATGCTAATTGGCGCAAAAAGAATGTAACGTTCCCGTGGATCGCGCGCAATTTCCATTTTAAGAATGTTTTTATTTTTTTATAAGACAGTCACGCCCCCATGCTGTCTCAGGCTCATATCGCAATGACACAGGTCTCTCGGTTCGTCGCGACCGCCGATCGCCTCGAATCCAAAGGAGGAGCATTCATGGCCAAGGTTTTAATCTCAATGCGCGAGGATTTCCTGACCCGGATTGATGAAATCGCTTCAACCGAGCAACGGACGCGGAGCGAGCTGATTCGGCAGGCCTTGCGCGAGTATATTCGCCGTAAACGCAAGCTTTCCAACGCCAAATACGCCCAGAACGCCGAACTGATTGAATCCCTACTGCTGGAACTTGAATAATCCCACTCACGCCCTTCCCAAGGAGATCCGGTCATGTCCAAAAGTTCTCGAGTGCTGATTTCGTTGCCAGACAAGTTTTTAGAGGAAGTCGACCTGCTGGCCGAAGAAGAGCAGCGCTCTCGCAGCGAACTGATTCGGGAAGCCCTGCGGCTGTATATTCGCAGCAGCGACCCCGGTCGCGAGTCGCCGTCGGTCAACTAATTCCCCCAGCATGGAAATGTTTCCGGCAAGGGCGTGAGCGATCACACCCTTGCCTCGGCGTTTGAGAAGGCTTAAGAAGAAGACTTAAGAAGAAGGATCCCGGAACAAGCGCTCCAGCCGGCGACGCACGCTGTCTGTCA
Coding sequences:
- the rfbB gene encoding dTDP-glucose 4,6-dehydratase gives rise to the protein MTADRPPESILITGAAGFIGSALTRRIADAWPQTRLLLLDNLSYAGHLANLGDLTQRPTVRFVEGDIVDEACVTGLMRDVAVCVNVAAQTHVDRSISGPQAFTRTNVLGTQTLLEAARQAKIDKFIQISTDEVYGSLPLEAEGVRFDEASPIDPSSPYAASKAAADLLALSYWKTWGFPVCITRCSNNYGPRQFPEKLIPLFILNAMAGRPVPVYGDGLNVRDWIHVEDHASAVMRVILAGQSGRVYNVGADNEQPNLAITRRILALLNQPESLMMFVADRPGHDRRYAIESGRIREELGWRPRVSFEEGLRQTVDWYRENSAWLQAVTADAAAR
- the rfbD gene encoding dTDP-4-dehydrorhamnose reductase, coding for MAIKRIVVTGAGGMLGRDLTAHLSAKGYDVTGLDSRTFNLLSPFDALQAVIARLEPELIVHAAAFTDVDRAEREPELAMAVNRDGARTVAEIARETGCLMAYVSTDFVFDGQSDRPYTPQDKPRPINAYGLSKYYGELAVQELIDTSYIIRTSWLYGLHGRNFSQFVLESVRQGRELSLVNDWTGSPTWTGSLSHMIEQIATSGAYGVYHAADAGAVSKYAQALGICRAAGLSTHRLKPVEARTLSFAAQRPAYSVLDCAPLPVPSWETSLAAYLTQYWQAQDAD
- a CDS encoding ribbon-helix-helix protein, CopG family, with amino-acid sequence MAKVLISMREDFLTRIDEIASTEQRTRSELIRQALREYIRRKRKLSNAKYAQNAELIESLLLELE
- a CDS encoding ribbon-helix-helix protein, CopG family yields the protein MSKSSRVLISLPDKFLEEVDLLAEEEQRSRSELIREALRLYIRSSDPGRESPSVN